Sequence from the Candidatus Woesearchaeota archaeon genome:
TTAGAGTTATTGGTATTGGTACTGCTGCTTCCAGCAATTCTACAACAACTTCTTCTTTTGCTTTGTCTACTCTTGTTATTTTTGCTTTTTCTCTTTTGAAAGGTCCTGAGATTATTTCTGCAACATCGTTTTTCCTGATGTCTACTTCTTTTTTTGCTTGTTCAAGCATATGTTCTATTTCACTATAAGGTATTTCTCCTCCAAGTATGCCTCGAGAATATGGAACGCCGTACGCTGCTTGTTCTGCGTCGCTTTTGGTTTCTGCTTCTAAGAATATGTATCCTCTCATCCCATGAGGTCTGATTACTGAATATACATCTAGTTTTTTTCTTTGCACATTACTCGATATAAAGCTCATTACTTGGTCTTCTCTATTTGCTGTAACTCTAACTGCAAAAATGTGGGTTGTTATTGTTCCTTTTTCCGTTTTTTTTTCGGATTTTTCTGACTCTCCCATTTCTTTGTCTAGTTCTTTTATTCTTTCTAATTCCACCGCATCTGGCACGTTTTTCTTTAGTATATTTTCTTCCATGATTATCCCTTTATTGTTTTTTTCTACCCCACAACATTAGCACTATTATCGCAATTACTGCAATTATTATTGCCCATTGAAGTCCTAATACTTGTTTGTTGCTTATTATTGTTAGTATTGCCCCTATCAGGCCTATAACTAGTATTCCTAATCCAGATATTAATGCGATTGATTTATATTCTTCTTTTGTCGGTTTTTTTGTTATTCTAAATACTCTTTTGCATTCTTGTATGAATTCCGATGCTTTGCTCATTTTTTATTCTCCTTTTATTAATAGTTTAGTCTACAAATTCTATGCCTAGTTCTGATTCTGATGTTTTTTTTCTTTGTTCTTTGCTTTCCTTGTATGAACCCATTATTTGGCTGCTTTTTACTCCAGTCACAACAAGCATAACTTTTATGGTTCCTTCAAGGTCATCATTTATTTGTGCTCCCCATATCATCCTTGCTTCTGCATCCAGTCTTTCAGATACTATTTCTACAACTTTTCTTGCTTCTTCTAAAGTCATATCTGGTCCGCCGACTACATTTATTAGCGCTCCATTTGCACCTTGTATATCAACATCTAACAAAGGGTTGTTAATGGCCTTTTCTACTGCTTCTGTTGCTCTGTTATCAGAATCTGATTCTCCAACGCCTATTAGTGCTACGCCTCCATCTCCCATTACAGTTCTTATGTCTGCAAAGTCCAGATTTACTAGTCCTGCTTTTGTTACTAGTTCTGCTACTCCTTTTACTGCGTTTGTTAGTAGCTCATCTGCTATTTTAAATGCTGTGTGTAAAGGAAGGTCTGGTGCTAGTTCTAGTAATTTGTCGTTTGGTATCACTATTAGGGTGTCTACATTTTTTCTTAGTGAATCAAGCCCCATCATTGCATTTTCGTATCTTCTTTGTCCTTCCATTCTAAAAGGTATGGTCACTATTCCAACAGTTAGGGCTCCTGAATTTTTGCTTAGTTCTGCAACTATTGGTGCTGAGCCTGTTCCAGTTCCACCACCAAGACCACAGGTTATGAAAATCATATCTGCGCCAGCCATCGTTTGTTTTATTTCATGGCTTTGCTCTCTTGCTGCTTCTTCACCTATTTTTGGTATGCTTCCTGCTCCGAGTCCTTTAGTTAAGTCTCGTCCTATGAGAATTTTCTTATCTGCAGAAGTATATAGTAAGTCTTGTGCGTCTGTGTTGATAGCTATTGTTTCTGCTCCGTGAATTCCTATTTCTGTTATTCTATTTATTGTGTTGTTTCCACCGCCTCCACATCCGAAAACTTTTATTTTTGCTTTTTGTTGGGATAATAATCGTTCTAGTTCTTCGTCTAGTTCGTTTGATTTTCTTTCTATGTTTGTTTGTTTTACGCTTCGGATATCTTCTCGGTATCCTGTGTTGATTTGTTGATCCATTAAGTGCACCTCCCGTTGAATTTGATATATTATGGTTTTTCTTTAATTTCGTATTTAAATTTATTGTTTGTTTGCGTCTGTTTTTTGGGATTTTGTAATTTCTGTTTCTATATTTGTTAATTTTTTGATTTCTTCTTTTAGTTTTTGAGTGTATTCAGGAGGTAGTTCAATTGGTATTTCTATAGTTGCTTTTTTCTCTTTTAGTTCTATTTTTGTTGGTTTTATTCCTACTAGGTCCA
This genomic interval carries:
- a CDS encoding transcription elongation factor Spt5, encoding MEENILKKNVPDAVELERIKELDKEMGESEKSEKKTEKGTITTHIFAVRVTANREDQVMSFISSNVQRKKLDVYSVIRPHGMRGYIFLEAETKSDAEQAAYGVPYSRGILGGEIPYSEIEHMLEQAKKEVDIRKNDVAEIISGPFKREKAKITRVDKAKEEVVVELLEAAVPIPITLKLDAIKVIRRDEE
- a CDS encoding protein translocase SEC61 complex subunit gamma, with product MSKASEFIQECKRVFRITKKPTKEEYKSIALISGLGILVIGLIGAILTIISNKQVLGLQWAIIIAVIAIIVLMLWGRKKQ
- the ftsZ gene encoding cell division protein FtsZ yields the protein MDQQINTGYREDIRSVKQTNIERKSNELDEELERLLSQQKAKIKVFGCGGGGNNTINRITEIGIHGAETIAINTDAQDLLYTSADKKILIGRDLTKGLGAGSIPKIGEEAAREQSHEIKQTMAGADMIFITCGLGGGTGTGSAPIVAELSKNSGALTVGIVTIPFRMEGQRRYENAMMGLDSLRKNVDTLIVIPNDKLLELAPDLPLHTAFKIADELLTNAVKGVAELVTKAGLVNLDFADIRTVMGDGGVALIGVGESDSDNRATEAVEKAINNPLLDVDIQGANGALINVVGGPDMTLEEARKVVEIVSERLDAEARMIWGAQINDDLEGTIKVMLVVTGVKSSQIMGSYKESKEQRKKTSESELGIEFVD